The Miscanthus floridulus cultivar M001 chromosome 7, ASM1932011v1, whole genome shotgun sequence genome includes a region encoding these proteins:
- the LOC136466449 gene encoding protein disulfide isomerase-like 1-4: MGSTTMSLPSFPVVLLLLLLAAAAAGSNKAEEEVDDLQYLIDNSDDIPANEPDGWPDEGDDDDDDLLFQDQDQDLLGHQPQIDETHVVVLTAANLSSFLAATRHVMVEFYAPWCGHCQELAPEYAAAAAHLAAHPHQADLALAKVDATEETDLAQRYDVQGFPTILFFIDGVPKDYNGARTKDAIVDWINKKLGPAVQNVTSVGEAERILTGDDKAVLAFLDTLSGAHSDELAAASRLEDSINFYQTTTPDVAKLFHIDATAKRPSVVLLKKEEEKLTFYDGEFKASAIANFVSANKLPLVTTLTQETSPSIFGNPIKKQILLFAVARESSKFLPIFKEAAKPFKGKLLFVFVERDNEEVGEPVADYFGITGQETTVLAYTGNEDAKKFFLDGEVSLEAIKDFAEGFLEDKLTPFYKSEPVPESNDGDVKIVVGKNLDLIVLDESKDVLLEIYAPWCGHCQSLEPTYNKLAKHLRGVDSLVIAKMDGTANEHPRAKSDGYPTILFYPAGKKSFEPITFEGERTVVDMYKFIKKHASIPFKLKRQESRTESTQTEGVKSSGTNLKDEL, encoded by the exons ATGGGATCAACAACAATGTCCCTTCCATCTTTCCCCGtcgtcctcctgctcctcctcctcgccgccgctgccgccggaagcaacaaggctgaggaggaggtGGACGACCTCCAGTACCTTATTGACAACTCCGACGACATCCCCGCCAACGAACCCGACGGGTGGCCTGATgagggcgacgacgacgacgacgaccttcTCTTCCAAGATCAGGACCAAGACCTCCTGGGCCACCAGCCGCAGATCGACGAGACCCACGTCGTGGTCCTCACCGCCGCCAACTTATCCTCCTTCCTCGCCGCCACCCGCcatgtcatggttgagttctACGCCCCCTGGTGTGGCCACTGCCAGGAGCTCGCCCCGGaatacgccgccgccgccgcgcatctCGCCGCCCACCCTCACCAGGCCGACCTCGCCCTCGCCAAGGTCGACGCCACCGAGGAAACCGACCTCGCCCAGAGGTACGACGTCCAGGGCTTCCCCAccatcctcttcttcatcgacGGCGTCCCCAAGGACTACAACGGCGCCAGGACCAAGGACGCCATCGTCGACTGGATCAACAAGAAGCTCGGCCCGGCCGTGCAAAATGTCACCAGCGTCGGCGAGGCCGAGAGGATACTCACCGGGGATGACAAAGCCGTCCTTGCCTTCCTCGACACTCTATCC GGTGCTCACAGTGatgagcttgctgctgcttcaAGGCTGGAAGATAGCATCAACTTTTATCAGACTACGACTCCCGATGTTGCTAAGCTTTTCCACATCGACGCAACAGCAAAGCGGCCATCCGTAGTACTGCTGAAGAAAGAGGAGGAGAAGTTGACCTTCTATG ATGGGGAGTTTAAAGCATCAGCCATCGCCAATTTTGTGTCTGCTAACAAGCTTCCTTTGGTTACCACACTAACTCAAGAAACTTCCCCTTCTATTTTTGGCAATCCAATCAAGAAGCAG ATTTTACTATTTGCTGTTGCAAGGGAGTCCTCCAAATTTCTGCCCATCTTTAAGGAAGCAGCAAAGCCATTTAAGGGAAAG CTATTATTTGTCTTTGTGGAGCGAGACAATGAGGAAGTTGGTGAACCAGTTGCCGACTACTTTGGTATTACTGGACAAGAGACCACA GTTCTTGCTTACACTGGTAATGAAGATGCTAAGAAATTTTTCCTTGATGGTGAGGTGTCACTTGAAGCCATTAAG GACTTTGCTGAAGGTTTCTTGGAAGACAAGCTTACACCATTCTACAAGTCTGAACCAGTACCTGAATCT AATGATGGGGATGTCAAAATTGTTGTTGGGAAGAATCTGGATCTAATAGTTTTGGATGAATCAAAAGATGTACTTCTGGAG ATATACGCACCATGGTGTGGGCACTGTCAATCGCTGGAGCCTACTTACAACAAACTAGCCAAACATCTACGTGGCGTTGACTCCCTTGTGATAGCTAAAATGGATGGTACTGCCAATGAGCATCCACGTGCAAAG TCTGACGGATACCCAACGATTCTCTTCTATCCAGCTGGGAAGAAAAGCTTTGAGCCT
- the LOC136466451 gene encoding FAM10 family protein At4g22670-like: MDASKLRDFVEACKKDPSLLADPSLAFFRDYLESLGAKIPAAASFDKPKRSSMDDIDDDDDDDDDLDMRDPTPEPDEVDEEIVESDLELEGDIVQSDHDDPPQKMGDPSVEVTEENRDASQEAKGKAMEAISEGKLEDAIEHLTNAIVLNPLSAIMYGTRASVFIKMKKPAAAIRDANAALEINPDSAKGYKTRGMAYAMLGKWEEAARDLHTASNMDYDEEISAVLKKVEPNAHKIMEHRRKYERLRKEREEKRAERDRLRRRAEAQAAYDKAKRKEQSSSRSSGGASPRGFPGGMPGGGFPGGMPGGGFPGGMPGGFPGGGMPGGFPGGGMPGNVDMSKILNDPDLMAAFSDPEVMVALQDVMNNPANFAKHQANPKVGPIIAKMMAKFSGSQ, from the exons ATGGATGCCTCCAAGCTCCGCGACTTCGTCGAGGCGTGCAAGAAGGACCCTTCGCTCCTCGCCGACCCCAGCCTCGCCTTCTTCCGGGATTACCTCGAGAG TCTGGGTGCCAAAAttcccgccgccgcctccttcgaCAAGCCCAAG AGATCTTCCATGGACgacattgatgatgatgatgatgacgacgacgatctGGATATGAGAGATCCCACTCCTGAGCCAGACGAGGTCGATGAAGAGATTGTTGAGTCTGATCTTGAGCTTGAAGGAGACATTGTACAGTCTGACCATGATGACCCACCACAGAAG ATGGGAGATCCTTCGGTGGAGGTGACTGAGGAAAATCGTGATGCCTCTCAAGAAGCAAAAGGCAAGGCTATGGAAGCAATTTCTGAAG GAAAACTCGAAGATGCTATTGAACACCTTACCAACGCAATAGTGCTGAATCCACTCTCAGCAATCATGTATGGTACTAGAG CATCTGTGTTTATAAAAATGAAGAAACCAGCTGCTGCCATTCGTGATGCCAATGCTGCTCTAGAG ATCAACCCGGACTCTGCAAAAGGCTATAAAACTCGTGGAATGGCATATGCCATGCTTGGCAAATGGGAGGAAGCTGCTCGTGATCTGCACACAGCATCTAACATGGATTATGATGAGGAGATCAGTGCTGTGCTCAAGAAG GTGGAGCCTAATGCTCACAAGATAATGGAACATCGCAGGAAGTATGAGAGGCTGAGAAAAGAGAGGGAGGAAAAGAGAGCGGAGCGTGATCGGCTTCGTCGACGTGCAGAGGCACAG GCTGCTTATGACAAGGCCAAGAGGAAGGAGCAATCGTCAAGTCGCTCGTCAGGAGGTGCGTCTCCCAGAGGCTTTCCTGGAGGGATGCCCGGTGGAGGTTTCCCTGGAGGCATGCCTGGTGGGGGTTTCCCTGGAGGGATGCCTGGGGGTTTCCCTGGGGGTGGCATGCCTGGAGGTTTCCCTGGGGGTGGCATGCCTGGAAATGTTGATATGAGTAAAATTCTGAAT GACCCTGACCTGATGGCAGCATTCAGTGACCCAGAGGTCATGGTGGCGCTGCAAGATG TGATGAACAATCCTGCCAACTTTGCTAAGCACCAAGCGAATCCCAAGGTGGGCCCTATCATCGCAAAGATGATGGCCAAGTTCAGTGGGTCCCAGTGA
- the LOC136466452 gene encoding NDR1/HIN1-like protein 26, which translates to MSLITGDPEDSPRDCSRSSSRPHKHHHHHHHHGNRRRRALVAVCSTVASLLLLALILWLTLRPSSPSFSLLAATATVANASAGAATIITVDAALTAHNPNARATALYDQLQATASYAGVPLGAAAPLMPTPLEQPEGDVVLSAMLTSNSAAGSWRSPSSPPERALLRVRIQGQLRWKVSAWVSATHGLTVDCIAAVLLQAPAIPLPPGQLQEQGSSFPSQSSQCATHVQ; encoded by the coding sequence ATGTCTCTGATCACGGGTGATCCTGAGGATTCCCCAAGGGACTGCTCCAGGTCCTCCTCCCGTCCGCacaagcaccaccaccaccaccatcaccatggcaATCGACGTCGTCGGGCTCTCGTCGCCGTCTGCTCCACGGTGGCGTCGCTGCTGTTGCTGGCCCTCATCCTGTGGCTCACCCTCCGCCCCTCCAGCCCCAGCTTCTCCCTgctcgccgccaccgccacgGTAGCCAACGCCTCTGCCGGTGCCGCTACTATAATCACCGTCGACGCCGCGCTCACCGCCCACAACCCCAACGCCCGCGCAACCGCTCTCTACGACCAGCTCCAGGCCACCGCTTCCTACGCCGGCGTGCCCCTCGGCGCCGCAGCGCCGCTGATGCCCACGCCCTTAGAGCAGCCCGAGGGCGACGTGGTTCTGTCGGCCATGCTCACGTCCAACTCCGCCGCCGGGAGCTGGAggtcgccgtcgtcgccgcctGAGCGTGCGCTGCTCAGGGTGCGCATCCAGGGGCAGCTCCGCTGGAAGGTGTCCGCCTGGGTGTCCGCCACGCACGGCCTCACCGTGGACTGCATCGCCGCCGTTCTGCTGCAAGCGCCGGCGATCCCACTCCCACCAGGACAGCTGCAGGAGCAGGGGTCCTCCTTCCCCTCCCAGTCGTCCCAGTGCGCCACCCACGTCCAGTGA